From a single Hippopotamus amphibius kiboko isolate mHipAmp2 chromosome X, mHipAmp2.hap2, whole genome shotgun sequence genomic region:
- the MED12 gene encoding mediator of RNA polymerase II transcription subunit 12 isoform X9 translates to MAAFGILSYEHRPLKRPRLGPPDVYPQDPKQKEDELTALNVKQGFNNQPAVSGDEHGSAKNVNFNPAKISSNFSSIIAEKLRCNTLPDTGRRKPQVNQKDNFWLVTARSQSAINTWFTDLAGTKPLTQLAKKVPIFSKKEEVFGYLAKYTVPVMRAAWLIKMTCAYYAAISETKVKKRHVVDPFMEWTQIITKYLWEQLQKMAEYYRPGPAGGGGCGSAIGPLPHDVEVAIRQWDYNEKLAMFMFQDGMLDRHEFLTWVLECFEKIRPGEDELLKLLLPLLLRYSGEFVQSAYLSRRLAYFCTRRLALQLDGVSSHSSHVMSAQSTSTLPTTPAPQPPTSSTPSTPFSDLLMCPQHRPLVFGLSCILQTILLCCPSALVWHYSLTDSRIKTGSPLDHLPIAPSNLPMPEGNSAFTQQVRAKLREIEQQIKERGQAVEVRWSFDKCQEATAGFTIGRVLHTLEVLDSHSFERSDFSNSLDSLCNRIFGLGPSKDGHEISSDDDAVVSLLCEWAVSCKRSGRHRAMVVAKLLEKRQAEIEAERCGESEAADEKGSIASGSLSALSAPIFQDVLLQFLDTQAPMLTDPRSESERVEFFNLVLLFCELIRHDVFSHNMYTCTLISRGDLAFGAPGPRPPSPFDDPADDAERKEAEGSSSSKLEDPGLSESMDIDPSSSVLFEDMEKPDFSLFSPTMPCEGKGSPSPEKPDVEKEVKPPPKEKLEGTLGVLYDQPRHVQYATHFPIPQEESCSHECNQRLVVLFGVGKQRDDARHAIKKITKDILKVLNRKGTAETDQLAPIVPLNPGDLTFLGGEDGQKRRRNRPEAFPTAEDIFAKFQHLSHYDQHQVTAQVSRNVLEQITSFALGMSYHLPLVQHVQFIFDLMEYSLSISGLIDFAIQLLNELSVVEAELLLKSSDLVGSYTTSLCLCIVAVLRHYHACLILNQDQMAQVFEGLCGVVKHGMNRSDGSSAERCILAYLYDLYTSCSHLKSKFGELFSDFCSKVKNTIYCNVEPSESNMRWAPEFMIDTLENPAAHTFTYTGLGKSLSENPANRYSFVCNALMHVCVGHHDPDRVNDIAILCAELTGYCKSLSAEWLGVLKALCCSSNNGTCGFNDLLCNVDVSDLSFHDSLATFVAILIARQCLLLEDLIRCAAIPSLLNAACSEQDSEPGARLTCRILLHLFKTPQLNPCQSDGNKPTVGIRSSCDRHLLAASQNRIVDGAVFAVLKAVFVLGDAELKGSGFTVTGGTEELPEEEGGGGSGGRRQGGRNISVETASLDVYAKYVLRSICQQEWVGERCLKSLCEDSNDLQDPVLSSAQAQRLMQLICYPHRLLDSEDGENPQRQRIKRILQNLDQWTMRQSSLELQLMIKQTPNNEMNSLLENIAKATIEVFQQSAETGSSSGNTASNMPSSSKTKPVLSSLERSGVWLVAPLIAKLPTSVQGHVLKAAGEELEKGQHLGSSSRKERDRQKQKSMSLLSQQPFLSLVLTCLKGQDEQREGLLTSLYSQIHQIVNNWRDDQYLDDCKPKQLMHEALKLRLNLVGGMFDTVQRSTQQTTEWAVLLLEIIISGTVDMQSNNELFTTVLDMLSVLINGTLAADMSSISQGSMEENKRAYMNLVKKLRKELGERQSDSLEKVRQLLPLPKPTRDVITCEPQGSLIDTKGNKIAGFDSIFKKEGLQVSTKQKISPWDLFEGLKPSAPLSWGWFGTVRVDRRVARGEEQQRLLLYHTHLRPRPRAYYLEPLPLPPEDEEPPAPTLLEPEKKAPEPPKTDKPGAAPPSTEERKKKSTKGKKRSQPAAKTEDYGMGPGRSGPYGVTVPPDLLHHANPGSMSHLSYRQGSIGLYTQNQPLPAGGPRVDPYRPVRLPMQKLPTRPPYPGVLPTTMSGVMGLEPSSYKTSVYRQQQPAVPQGQRLRQQLQSQGMLGQSSVHQMTPSSSYGLQTSQGYTPYVSHVGLQQHAGPAGTMVPPSYSSQPYQSTHSSTNPTLVDPTRHLQQRPSGYVHQQAPTYGHGLTSTQRFSHQTLQQTPMIGTMTPLGAQGVQASVRSASILPEQQQQQQQQQQQQQQQQQQQQQQQQQQQYHIRQQQQQQILRIPSVFAAAAATAAAAATAAAAATAAATAAAAAAAAATSTPAAAAGGAAPAAAPVPAPVPAPGASADTATTTDSSFGPATPTTALQYPATAQYQHIWTLLSHLEELLVHWMWPHPIPLIPSPLPGLAPVVVGALPSGSIFNEFLVFLLM, encoded by the exons ATGGCGGCCTTCGGGATCTTGAGCTACGAACATCGGCCCCTGAAGCGGCCGCGTCTTGGGCCTCCCGATGTATACCCTCAAGATCCCAAACAGAAGGAG GATGAACTGACGGCCTTGAATGTAAAACAAGGTTTCAATAACCAGCCCGCTGTCTCTGGGGATGAACATGGCAGTGCCAAGAATGTCAACTTCAATCCTGCCAAG ATCAGTTCCAACTTCAGCAGCATTATTGCAGAGAAGTTACGTTGTAACACCCTACCTGACACCGGTAGGAGGAAGCCCCAAGTGAACCAGAAGGACAACTTCTGGCTGGTGACTGCACGATCCCAGAGTGCCATTAACACCTGGTTCACCGATCTGGCTGGCACCAAGCCACTCACACAGTTAGCCAAAAAG GTCCCCATTTTTAGTAAGAAGGAAGAAGTGTTTGGGTACTTGGCCAAATACACAGTGCCTGTGATGAGGGCTGCCTGGCTCATCAAGATGACCTGTGCCTACTATGCAGCAATCTCAGAGACCAAGGTTAAGAAGAGACATGTCGTTGACCCCTTCATGG AATGGACTCAGATCATCACCAAGTACTTATGGGAACAGCTGCAAAAGATGGCTGAGTACTACCGGCCAGGGCctgctggaggtgggggctgtGGTTCTGCTATAGGGCCCTTGCCCCATGATGTTGAGGTGGCGATCCGGCAGTGGGACTACAACGAGAAGCTGGCCATGTTCATGTTTCAG GACGGAATGCTGGACAGACATGAGTTCCTTACCTGGGTACTTGAGTGTTTTGAGAAAATCCGCCCTGGAGAGGATGAATTGCTTAAActgctgctgcccctgctgcTTCGA TACTCTGGGGAATTCGTTCAGTCTGCGTACCTCTCCCGCCGCCTTGCTTACTTCTGTACTCGGAGACTGGCCCTGCAGCTGGATGGAGTGAGCAGCCACTCGTCTCATGTGATGTCTGCTCAGTCGACAAGCACACTGCCCACCACCCCTGCTCCTCAGCCCCCAACTAGCAGCACACCGTCTACACCCTTTAGTGACCTACTTATGTGCCCTCAGCACCGGCCCCTAGTTTTTGGCCTCAGCTGTATCCTTCAG ACCATCCTCCTGTGTTGTCCTAGTGCCCTGGTTTGGCACTACTCGCTGACTGATAGCCGAATCAAGACTGGCTCACCACTAGACCACCTGCCTATTGCTCCCTCCAACCTGCCCATGCCAGAGGGCAACAGTGCCTTCACTCAGCAG GTCCGTGCAAAGTTGCGGGAGATCGAGCAGCAGATCAAGGAACGAGGACAGGCCGTTGAGGTTCGCTGGTCTTTTGATAAGTGCCAGGAAGCTACTGCAG GCTTCACCATTGGACGGGTGCTCCACACTTTGGAAGTACTGGACAGCCATAGTTTTGAGCGCTCTGACTTCAGCAACTCTCTTGATTCCCTCTGTAATCGAATCTTCGGATTGGGGCCCAGCAAGGATGGACACGAG ATCTCCTCAGATGATGATGCTGTGGTATCCTTACTGTGTGAATGGGCTGTCAGCTGCAAGCGTTCTGGTCGGCATCGCGCGATGGTTGTAGCCAAGCTGCTGGAGAAGAGACAGGCAGAGATTGAGGCTGAG CGTTGTGGAGAATCGGAAGCTGCAGATGAGAAGGGTTCCATCGCCTCTGGCTCCCTTTCTGCTCTCAGTGCTCCCATTTTCCAGGATGTCCTCCTGCAGTTTCTGGATACACAGGCTCCCATGCTGA CGGACCCCCGAAGTGAGAGTGAGCGAGTGGAATTCTTCAACTTGGTGCTGCTGTTCTGTGAACTGATTCGACATGACGTTTTCTCCCACAACATGTATACTTGTACCCTCATCTCCCGAGGGGACCTTGCCTTCGGAGCCCCTGGTCCCCGGCCTCCCTCTCCCTTTGATGACCCTGCCGATGACGCCGAGCGCAAGGAGGctgagggcagcagcagcagcaagctgGAG GATCCAGGGCTCTCAGAGTCTATGGACATCGACCCTAGCTCCAGTGTGCTCTTTGAGGACATGGAGAAGCCTGATTTCTCA TTGTTCTCCCCCACTATGCCCTGTGAGGGGAAGGGCAGTCCATCCCCTGAGAAACCAGATGTTGAAAAGGAGGTGAAGCCCCCACCCAAGGAGAAGCTAGAAGGGACCCTTGGGGTTCTTTATGACCAGCCGCGGCATGTGCAGTATGCCACGCACTTTCCCATCCCCCAG GAGGAGTCATGCAGCCATGAGTGCAACCAGCGGTTGGTCGTACTGTTTGGGGTGGGAAAGCAGCGAGATGATGCCCGCCATGCCATCAAGAAAATTACCAAGGATATCCTGAAGGTTCTGAACCGCAAAGGGACAGCGGAAACTG ACCAGCTTGCTCCTATTGTGCCTCTGAATCCTGGAGACCTGACATTCTTAG GTGGGGAGGATGGACAGAAGCGGAGGCGCAACCGGCCTGAAGCCTTCCCCACTGCTGAGGATATCTTTGCTAAGTTCCAGCACCTTTCGCATTATGACCAACACCAAGTCACGGCTCAG GTCTCCCGGAATGTTCTGGAGCAGATCACGAGCTTTGCCCTTGGCATGTCGTACCACTTGCCTCTGGTGCAGCACGTGCAGTTCATCTTTGACCTCATGGAGTATTCCCTCAGCATCAGCGGCCTCATCGACTTTGCCATTCAG CTACTGAATGAACTGAGTGTAGTTGAGGCCGAGTTGCTTCTCAAATCCTCGGACCTGGTGGGCAGCTACACCACCAGCCTGTGCCTGTGCATCGTGGCTGTCCTGCGGCACTATCACGCCTGCCTCATCCTCAACCAGGACCAGATGGCACAGGTCTTTGAGGG GCTGTGTGGCGTAGTCAAGCATGGGATGAATCGGTCTGATGGCTCCTCCGCAGAACGCTGTATCCTTGCTTATCTCTATGATCTGTACACCTCCTGTAGCCATTTAAAGAGCAAATTTGGGGAGCTCTTCAG CGACTTCTGCTCCAAGGTGAAGAATACCATCTACTGCAACGTGGAGCCGTCAGAATCCAACATGCGCTGGGCACCCGAGTTCATGATTGACACTCTGGAGAACCCTGCCGCTCATACCTTCACCTACACGGGGCTAGGCAAGAGTCTTAGTGAGAACCCTGCTAACCGCTACAGCTTTGTCTGCAATGCCCTTATGCACGTCTGTGTGGGGCACCATGATCCCGATAG GGTGAATGACATCGCAATCCTGTGTGCAGAGCTGACCGGCTATTGCAAGTCACTGAGTGCAGAGTGGCTGGGAGTGCTTAAGGCTTTGTGCTGCTCCTCTAACAATGGCACTTGTGGTTTCAACGACCTCCTCTGCAATGTAGAT GTCAGTGACCTGTCTTTTCACGACTCCCTGGCCACTTTTGTTGCCATCCTCATTGCTCGGCAGTGTCTGCTCCTGGAGGATCTGATTCGCTGTGCAGCCATCCCTTCGCTCCTTAATGCTG CTTGCAGTGAACAGGACTCTGAGCCAGGAGCCCGGCTTACCTGCCGCATCCTTCTTCACCTTTTCAAGACACCTCAGCTCAATCCTTGCCAGTCGGATGGGA ACAAGCCTACTGTAGGAATCCGCTCCTCCTGTGACCGCCACCTGCTGGCTGCCTCCCAGAACCGCATTGTGGATGGAGCTGTGTTTGCTGTTCTCAAGGCTGTGTTTGTACTTG GGGATGCGGAACTGAAGGGTTCAGGCTTCACTGTGACAGGAGGAACAGAAGAACttccagaggaggagggaggaggtggcagcGGCGGTCGGAGGCAGGGTGGCCGCAACATCTCTGTGGAGACAGCCAGTCTGGATGTCTATGCCAAGTACGTGCTACGCAGCATCTGCCAGCAG GAGTGGGTAGGAGAGCGTTGCCTTAAATCCCTGTGTGAGGACAGCAATGACCTGCAAGACCCAGTGTTGAGTAGCGCCCAGGCCCAGCGCCTCATGCAGCTCATCTGCTACCCACACCGGCTGCTGGACAGCGAGGATGGGGAAAACCCCCAGCGGCAACGCATTAAGCGTATTCTTCAG AACTTGGACCAGTGGACCATGCGCCAGTCTTCCCTGGAGCTGCAGCTGATGATCAAGCAGACCCCTAACAAT GAGATGAACTCCCTCTTAGAGAACATCGCCAAGGCCACAATCGAGGTTTTCCAACAGTCCGCAGAGACAGGGTCATCTTCTGGAAACACTGCAAGCAACATGCCCAGCAGCAGCAAGACCAAGCCTGTGCTCAG CTCCCTAGAGCGCTCTGGTGTATGGCTGGTGGCTCCTCTCATTGCCAAACTGCCCACCTCAGTCCAGGGGCATGTGTTAAAGGCTGCTGGGGAAGAATTGGAGAAGGGCCAGCACCTGGGTTCCTCTTCCCGCAAAGAACGCGATCGACAAAAGCAGAAGAG CATGTCCCTGTTGAGCCAGCAGCCCTTCTTATCCCTGGTGCTGACGTGTCTGAAGGGGCAGGACGAGCAGCGCGAGGGACTCCTTACCTCCCTCTACAGCCAGATCCACCAG ATTGTGAATAATTGGAGAGATGACCAGTACTTAGACGATTGCAAACCAAAGCAGCTAATGCATGAGGCACTCAAACTGCGGCTCAACCTG GTGGGGGGCATGTTTGACACGGTGCAGCGCAGCACCCAGCAGACCACGGAGTGGGCTGTGCTCCTCCTGGAGATCATCATCAGCGGCACTGTCGACATGCAGTCCAACAA CGAGCTCTTCACCACCGTCTTGGACATGCTGAGCGTGCTCATCAATGGCACCCTGGCGGCGGACATGTCCAGCATCTCCCAGGGCAGCATGGAGGAAAACAAACGTGCCTACATGAACCTGGTGAAGAAGCTGCGG AAAGAGTTGGGGGAGCGCCAGTCAGACAGTCTGGAAAAAGTTCGCCAGCTGCTCCCACTGCCCAAGCCAACCCGAGATGTCATCACTTGTGAGCCACAGGGCTCCCTTATCGACACCAAGGGCAATAAGATCGCTGGCTTCGACTCCATCTTCAAGAAGGAG GGTCTGCAGGTTTCCACCAAACAAAAGATCTCCCCCTGGGATCTTTTTGAGGGCTTGAAGCCATCAGCACCACTGTCTTGGGGCTGGTTTGGAACAGTCCGGGTGGACCGGCGCGTGGCCCGCGGAGAGGAGCAGCAGCGGCTGCTGCTGTACCACACGCACCTgaggccccggccccgcgcctaTTACCTGGAGCCGCTGCCACTGCCACCGGAAGATGaggagccccccgcccccaccctgctgGAGCCTGAGAAAAAGGCCCCAGAGCCCCCCAAGACGGACAAACCTGGGGCCGCTCCCCCTAGCACTGAGGAACGCAAGAAAAAGTCCACCAAGGGCAAGAAACGCAGCCAGCCAGCCGCCAAGACAGAG GACTATGGGATGGGCCCAGGCCGGAGCGGCCCGTATGGTGTGACAGTGCCTCCGGACCTCCTGCACCATGCCAACCCTGGCTCCATGTCCCACCTCAGTTACAGGCAGGGCTCCATAGGCCTCTACACCCAGAACCAGCCACTGCCGGCAG GTGGCCCCCGCGTGGACCCATACCGCCCCGTGCGGTTACCGATGCAGAAGCTGCCGACCCGACCACCTTACCCTGGCGTGCTGCCCACAACCATGTCTGGCGTCATGGGACTGGAACCCTCCTCGTATAAGACATCTGTGTACCGACAGCAGCAGCCTGCGGTGCCCCAAGGACAGCGCCTTCGCCAACAGCTCCAG AGTCAGGGGATGTTGGGACAGTCATCTGTCCATCAGATGACTCCCAGCTCTTCCTACGGTTTGCAGACCTCCCAG GGCTATACTCCTTATGTTTCTCATGTGGGATTGCAGCAACACGCAGGCCCTGCAGGTACCATGGTGCCCCCCAGCTACTCCAGCCAGCCTTATCAGAGCACCCACTCTTCTACCAATCCTACTCTTGTAGATCCTACTCGCCACCTGCAGCAGCGGCCCAGTGGCTACGTGCACCAGCAGGCACCAACCTACGGACACGGGCTGACCTCCACTCAAAG GTTTTCCCACCAGACGCTGCAGCAGACACCCATGATAGGCACCATGACCCCGCTGGGTGCCCAGGGTGTCCAGGCCAGTGTCCGGTCGGCCTCCATCCTGcctgagcagcagcagcaacagcagcagcagcaacagcagcagcagcagcagcagcaacagcagcagcagcagcagcagcagcaacagtaCCACAtccggcagcagcagcagcagcagatccTGCGG ATCCCTTCTGTCttcgcagcagcagcagcaacagcagcagcagcagcaacagcagcagcagcagcaacagcagcagcaacagcagcagcagcagcagcagcagcagcaacaagcacaccagcagcagcagcaggcggCGCCGCCCCAGCCGCagccccagtcccagccccag TTCCAGCGCCAGGGGCTTCAGCAGacacagcaacaacaacagaCAGCAGCTTTGGTCCGGCAACTCCAACAACAGCTCTCCA ATACCCAGCCACAGCCCAGTACCAACATATTTGGACGCTACTGAGCCACCTGGAGGAACTGCTTGTGCACTGGATGTGGCCCCATCCTATCCCCTTAATTCCCAGTCCCCTTCCTGGGCTAGCACCAGTAGTGGTTGGGGCTCTTCCCTCAGGCTccatttttaatgagtttttagtatttttgttaATGTGA